Below is a genomic region from Astyanax mexicanus isolate ESR-SI-001 chromosome 25, AstMex3_surface, whole genome shotgun sequence.
gCAAATACATTATATTGCAAATAGTATTCGCTTGGCTTTATTGTGTTTGGTGATGAgaggtttggatggagctgctcggccgTGTATACTCTCCATTCCATAAGtctctctactctctactgttcttgatctaagATGAAGCTACATaaggttggaggtgtgtagtgaaaatatatagttataatatcactgacagttggctgtggaatatttcacagctggacttgttgttgcacagatgctgcatcctatcacggtaccacagtgctggagttccctgagagcctgagagacccattctttcactaatgttttgcagaagcagtcccagcatgctgagctgctgcttttattattaaacacctgtggacatggaatagattcaggaacacctgagttcagtgatttggatggATAAGCAAatttttttggcaatatagtcaCTATAGTATGTCCAGTTTATGAtcatttttaaatctcagttttgATATGTGCATATATATTTTATGACAGATTTATGTCTGGGTAAATGTTTGAATAGATCAGAAACATTTCCTGATTGTGGATGATTGTGTTACTGGCAGTAGAAGGTGAGGACGTTCTGCTGGTTTCCTCTGATCAGAAGGACAGGGCAGTGCAGTCCACAGCTCAGGGTGTCCAGCCAGGCCATGTAGAGCGAACTGGGACAGTCACTCTGAGGGACTGGTAATgaactggacacacacacaaatacatatatatatatacacactaacaGTAAGTATAGAAGCATAAAAATGGTAGTGCACTTGAGATGTTTGGTATGTGTTAGTAAGGGCTGGGCTAAAACAAGGCTAAaacatatatacaacatatatctCGATATGCTAAAGAGAAATGGTGATGTACACTACGATATATGACATGACAAATCTTTAATTTTGATGTAAAATGATCAGTAATTATATATAGCAATATACTTACTAATTATATACTACTGTAGAAATGCATAGCTTTGCTTTTTTAACTACTTCAAGTGTTGGACCtatattaaatgttatattttatggTTTTTCCTTACTTATAGAtgcttttttttaagctaaaCAGCTGAAACACAGTTTTAGATTCTTCACCGTTTACACTACTTACCATATATTTTAGATAGATATGGATGCGTTTGGACAGTtattaacctgattttagtagtttcggCTACAACCTCCTTAGATCttatctttgcattattaaaGCAAGCCAATAATTTGACACTTCTGAAACAGATTATCACAGGATGAGCTTCCTACATAGTTGTTTaagaaatgagaagctactctCTGCATCAATTATGGTTAAATAACAtattaatcacccatgcagtataAGTTTTATACTGACGATAATACTGACGATATTCTGCCCAGGCCTAAGTTAATTTACTCCTAAAATCCCCTGCTCTTGATTACAGACTGGGGTCAGTACTCACATTAAGACCAGAGCAGCGTGTTTGGAATTCCTCCGGATGATCTCATTCAGTCTAACCTTTCTCTCCGACTGTAAGAAGAAGAGAAGTTTATAAAGAGGTCAGAGCTGGAGCGAGCAATAAATAGACTCAGGTATACAGGTAGTAACATACTCTCACCTTCAGTCTGAGTGCATCCATCTGCTTGTCTGAAATCTTCCAAGGGCCCTCTGtcctttgctgctgctgctgctgctgctgaactgaCCCGTCTCCCTGCTGCTGTCCTTCTCTGAGCCTGAAGGCGGCGACCGAGTCCTCGAAGCGCTTCAAGCTAAAGACAATTAGGTTAGAATAAAGTTTATGTTAAATTTTGTTTTATGTTCTGAATTCAGAATTGCCCAGCAGAGGACACTggcgtatacagctctggaaaaaatgaagagagcaatAGCTAATATCCATAATAGCAATAACCATCCATAGCAATAAACTAATATTATCCCCAACTACCTAACcaattaaatgtacatttaaatgtaCACATGTCAAATacattataatgataaaactggcactcatcaggacaccccaggaaaggatagaagagcaagGGCTTCCTCTGCTgaacaggataaattcatcagttactagcctcagaaaataccacctaaatgcttcacagagtatcctggtttgtttaacacttttaagttactacatgattccttatgtgttccttcatagtctggatgactttgatATTATACAAACTTTAaactaatactgtatattaatgtaaGTAACCTTTAACATGATAAATAACCTTTAAATTAATAACTAAGCAAAACCCAAAAGATGAAATCCCAATAGGAATCAgggcttaaaggggacatgaaacatttcagtttgtacaaattttctaaggtattaaatataatggaatttatttgggggggattttttatataaaatgtttacacactaaattataatatatttatgtttgttacgtttgagctagggcgccgccatgttgcccgtgcagcactggtgacgtcacgaggttggttggtttaagatcccaggcatatagctagaggaaaagagcgtattgtttgtcgagattatggatgaagacgaagctgaactaggctaacatggagcatttactcagagatctttcctgtataaacctgagcagaacttttcagatgcttttccgAGAGCGAGGGGTTTTgagagtgtttattctctctctacgtggagccgtgcagaaccctgcagcgcgtccacagcaggtactaccatccagttaaccagctattttatatacatttagctatttaacatgcaaagtccagagttcattaagactgaatgaaacgaacatgatttaagtggatattgaaacatccaggcgctgtttggttgataaaccgttcagtttagaagttagaatgcttactgggtacttagcttcatctagttagtgttagctagttagctagcgttggctatctagaataagatagctagctaagtagctaacgctagctatgttatctttaaattgtcattttatctagattttcggtaacggtacctctcgctgctctgctgggtgggcgtgttgtttggctggttccgtgcggctcacagctgctgctctcatagtaacgttacccattcggacggtctgtacattccagctgatcagaggaaaaataaaaaacggaggaaaaaagcctcggacttcagcttatttatccggcgctaatgctcctgactcaaacccctctccttcacatagtcctggtctagaaagtgctcgccactaacccctagcgttgcagctaaccggaggattctcacgcttcagcgctgcaagcccccgctgaaggtatgaaagtgaaagtaaatatttctcattcctcacgctattaaatttcactactcccagtattactacacacaggggcaatacaaaagtgccccccccccccccccctctgcattgagttttggtttggattttattatttattgaggagcTAAATTACGTTATTCTCATAGATTCtagtagtgaggcgtgcgagaaccaacctcgtgacgtcactttcagcgctgggacaagatggcgctgcccttacttaaaaaaatgacatttagattgcttattattttaattccgcttcactgacaactgttaaacttataaaatttgttagagtgaaaatacatcttgtgaattaaactaaatacttgaagtgtttcatgtcccctttaatgccTGTTTTCTGAATATCTTACTTCTTGGGAAAAGGCGGCCGCTGGCTGTCTGTCATCACTATAACATCACCGACGTCCAGTCGAAACCTCCGCAGTAAAACCAGCATCCTGAGAACAGAGACGGATTAGTGACTTAGAGAATTAaagaataaacataaaaaattgtgATAAATAAGCAACTGAAAGTGAATGGGAATAATGTACTCTTTGCGCTCTTCCTCCATGGTCTGCTGCTGGCCTATGATGAAGACTCGGACTTTACTCTTCCTCCAGCGCTTCCTCCTGGTCAGCAGATACGGCACCAACAGCGtcagacctgagagagagagagagagagagagagagagagaagaacgaCAGGAATAACGCTCTATATATTTAAACAAGCTTTAAGAAACCATGGGGCCTCATTCACACGTATCTTGATATTTTTCAAAAATCACTCCATATAGACCTATACTGAAATGTAAGCTGAGCAAAGCTCTGCTATGAAACTCTTTAATGCTATATCTCCAAGGTCATTACCTTGACCAATCAACAGCTTCTACTCGTCTTTAAAACACCTCTAATCACAGATCTAATCCAGATGCTATGCGACCTGGGCCAATGACGGGTCTATACGCCAAAgtgttttactttaaatcaaaGACTTTTCCTATAAAACTGTAAAGAAATTGTCTACATGTAAAGTTCTTCTTTCTATTGTCAAACTTCCAGTTTAGAGAAAAGTTTAAGTAGTATAAATGAGCCTTAACTCAGAGCAATTATGGGATACTCATGTGCATGTCATCCTCATGTCCTACCTCCATCATCTGAGATCCAGTACACATCAATAGTCTTCTTCCCTTGTTTGGTCTGGAACACGGTTCGGATGTCATTGTTTATTGTGTGGTTTGGGATATCGACATCTGAAAATGGCGAAGATATaaaaaaggggtgtccacaactTTTGGACatatcgaatcgaatcgaatcgcctttattgtcattataatttGCATTACAATGAAATTGGATTTGCTTCTCCAAAATGCCTTTGTTGtataaattaaacagaaaaataatttaagttaaaagcaacaaatttaaaatagacagaaattaaatgtaataaaaacaagaTATACACTGTACAATCTATCCACAAAATATTGCACTTCAAATATATTGCACACGTTATATTACTCCTGGGGTTTAAAATTGTACGTTTTTGtttgccattgtttttttattgttcagtgcAGTGATGGCTCTTGGGGAAAAAACTGTCCCTGAGCCTACTTGTCCGAATTttatgtgacctgtgacatataAACATTGGACTATAAAAAAATCAGTAGATTCTGAACAGATTCTGAAGTTTCTTTACCTGATTCTCTGTCTGAACTGCCGCTGTGGTCCGACTCGATTGCCTCATCAGCCTCGAAAGCCAGGTTTGCTATCGAATAAAATCACCAGTCATTTTACACAGATATCAAATCAATCGCACCAAATTAACATCCTTCAAACACTCCACACGTACACACCTTCACACTGTAACTCCTCTGTAACGTCCAGCCCGTCCATCATCCTGAGAATACACACTCCGTAGTTGGCATCAAAAGTATCACTAAGACAAAACAAAGACAGAGAGCTTTTACTTTCTAATAACCAGAAACCAAGACAAGACCAAAAAACACAAGGCACTCCTGCTGccataaagttatttattttctatttttttcttttacagttttttgtCTGTCAAAATACAGAGAAGCTCAGTATTTATGTACATTATCAGTGGCAGATTCTGCTAATCTGCTGTTTAAATTCTCTATCATGTATAAAAAAGTGATtcttatatcgtcgctgtccaaaaaaaaaaacaggtatatccatttttgtaattttttagtttactgcataatttgaacagacaaactgcccTTTACACTATGTCAAAATTACCTATATAAATACTTCAGTTCTGAAATAAAACTATTCTATAttcacttccattgaaagttatgaAGATTTTATCTCTCTCaagtaaagttgttgttttggagatacatgtttttatcaatatataCATCATCTGTATTGTTTATCAAGATAAAAGAAActagagatattaaaaaatacatacatttcatcagaagtcaatgatccagaatgtcacgatactaataataatacactccaaaatctccatatatccaggattaaagtaaaataaatgatactagacagatataatctattatatatcatataatcTGTCCAGATAtaatatagtagatatataatggtaaatgatATTTCAGATTATAATATTgtttagtatatttaaaaatgttggggaTATTATCAcgtttgatacgatatggcacacccctactacttACTACACTGTGTTCACATAGTCCTCCACACTGCCTGGGGGGCACTCTTTCCAGTTCGTCTTGAATCCCAGGACCAGAGTATTGGGCTTCATTTTTCCCAGACCAGAGGCCTTTAAAGGGAAAAAGTAGAGAAGCatattattataaacacagagaatatgtttaaatgtataatgagctgatgtacagAGAGTATggctgttgtcttgtcccttatctcgtgtgcttattgtttgtttgtttgtttgtttgttggggaCACAGAAAGCGAATCGAGAGTGTGAGCCCATTGTAGTGTGTAGTCCACTCCATCacacattaattacatttttttatagtcGACCTTGTCTATTATgatgactaatcattgcagccctaatgtgattcgaggaatgttaaatacccgcACAACTGATACAGGTGGGGCTGTTTCCAAGGTAACTTTTGATTAAATTCAAGAGCAGAAATACTTAGAAATACTGCAtagttttgcactataaggcataccatattataaggcgTTTTATCATtgaatatctattttctggtctattttcatacataaagtgcaccggattataaaacgcattttaagagacactataaggaaacaaaacagacttaaaaaaagactttcttttaaattcaaagtgctggatgttaatctacacagatttctctcctgaaaactgtttattggggtgagtaaagcgcttccatttatttacagtaagcttagattcctggttttctccagcactaaggctggagcattaacattagcggctaaccgctccagcagtgctagtcggggttagcagcaggctacaggccgataatactcccctctgaacggggaagTAGCGAGTGTGGTTAGCGGGTagtgctaatgatgctccagcagtgctagccagggttagaagcagaatacaggccgataatactcacctctgaacagggaaatagcggtaagaagttaatgctaatgctactccagccctggtgctggataactaaactgaaacttctgaaaaatattgcaatttgggctttaatgctccttacaacctgactggtaaagttAATACAaaagatacagtatattaaaaggcgcactgatgaaaattaaaggattttaagtgcacagtatagtgcgaaaaatacggtaaataagaAACTATACAATTAAAAATGAATGGTAAATTAAATGGTAAAGAATCTATGGTATCGCTCTAAGAAACCTTAgaagcacctttattttcaaGCGTAAAGATAAGATTACAGGTTACCTGCATGAGATGCCGAGCTCCCTCTCGCAGGTTGTCTCCTTTAAAGGGAGTGTAGAAGGAGCGCACCTTCCTGCAGTTCAGCCACTTCACTAGTTTATCTGTGTTACGTTGGGAAATGCCGGACTCGTCATCGTCCTGAGAGAGACAGGAGAAGTTTGGCGTCTGTTTTAGCCACTTTCAGGTCAGGTAGGTTTCAGGACAGGTAGGTTTTAGGACAGGTCGACTCACCATGAGAATGTCTCCACAGATCATCAGACTGACGTTCTTCGTGAAGGAGCCCACAAAGTCCACCAGAGCCGGACGCAAATTAGGAGGACCGGTCAGAACCAGACACTGTGGCCTGAAAATACAAGACGGGTCAATGGAGCCAATCAAACAGTATGGGTGATATACAGTAGATATACTGCCTGGCCAACAAAgttcaccacctggatttaactacagtatttttcgcactataaggcacactggtttataaggtgcacttatcttttaaagttaaacgactgctggatgttaatctacacagatttctcttctgaaaactgtttatttgggtgagtaaagtacatccctttatttatagtaagcttaaatttccaaatTTCTACAGCACTAATGCTGGAGcattggcattagccactaaccgccaTCAGtttggttagcagcaggctacaggccgatagtgTAATATAATGGACTATGCAGACAGAGTTGCAGGAGCTGTATGTTTATTGAGGCTCGCAGGTTCCAATGGGAATAAAGCATGGTACTGGCGTTTCTACGGAAGCCTAGAATGGACAACTAACAGAACGCGTTTCAGAACACATCCATACATTACATCTCCCTTCTTCAGCTTCAGAAAACATCTGGATAATCAAATATTTAACTGTTGTGAGTAACTAACAGTAACAACCCTGCTGGCTAAAGTTTGTACAACAACCAAGGCATACATCTGACTGTTTGCATGTAACAAAataattgtttcttttattttaacaaacaaaagatttttaattaaagtttgaCTAACTTGGAAGGAGAGGTTGCTAGCACTTCACTTCCTCAAGGTGTCTTTACCACACCTCTCCCTGACTATTTCAAAGTCTTTGAGAAATCACAAATTTAATCTCTCTGGTGGCTTCACAACTCTGCCACGCTTGGTGATGTACTGTCCATTCGGATGAGCTTGGTTGTGACTTGGTGTTCCGgcaaagctaatgctgctccagtctcagtactTTCAATAGATTTTGCTTTACCTGAAGTTCTTAACATGGTCTTCTACACCGGCAAGAGAGACGGAATAGGACAGAGCCATGTTGTAGGTACCGGCCTGGACCGACGAGCCCCAGTTCACCTCTAAAAAGAATGTATGAGACTGTTATGATGCCTTAATGTTGGTATAAATTGTATAAAAGTCAACTGTATCATATTTCATACGCATTAAATTGTATGTAATCTCaataaaaatagttataataaaataaaatgcacaataaattaaataaacagtaattattTAAATAAGAATTTTAAAGCAACTACATTTTGTTCTTGctttctctgtttgtgtgttaTCTAGAAAAATACATATAgatttctaaaattaaaatgaattaaaaacaattctaaatgtttaagttaagTATAAATAACACTTAAGCATGTATTAAACACAATGGGCTACATAGTAAAAGTTTCTTTTTTAAGAAAAGGATTTTATGGCAATTATTTGATGcttagagtttaaagggttaattggACATTTTAACCATCACTAAACATGTTGTAAACATTCCTATTTACCTTCTAAATTGGCAACAAATTAgtgtaaaatggttaaaaaataaaaaaggcattatCTAATGATGAACATTGATGTGGGAGGAGATTCTGCAAAACTACAACTATTTAAGGGGTATTTCATAGTTAATGTTAGTGCTAAAAAGACAAAtataaaatctgtatttattagACTCTACATCAGTGGCTGAGGTAAGAATTATCTTTTATGTTATGAGGTACTTTTGTGAAACACAAAACAGATGTAACACTAAAATTCTGGCATAAAAATTAGGAAAAACATCATTTTAGAAGCTAGTTTTTCTTCTGGAACGCGATATGAGCTTCTTACCAGGTTTTTTGTACGTTACGTAGCCGAAAAGAAAGATGATAATTCCGAATGTAATGAGAGCCGCCCACCATGTGAGGAGGAACATCAGCACCACAGAAATGACTGAGCCAAACAGAGCTGTCCATTTACTGTAGTATTTAAAGGACGGCCTCCATCCTACAGAGATACAGCAGAACAGGTACAATGAAGCAAAACTTTAATCTTTCAGTTTATTCATTCAACTtgactacaaaaaaaaattataagaccAGTTTCCGCTTGTAGTTGGTTTGGttggatggtctaagctggtctttgatggtcaaagtACTTTAAAATCCAGGTAAAATGTCATCTAGGGCtttattttaatgatctataggcACGCAGCCAACTCTGCACCAAAACTCAAAACTCTCACTTGTTTAAAGCGATGTCTGGCTATTCTCTTGTTTTTTCTTGGCCTGAAAACTTATCCAGTACCTTAAAAGGGTCTTCTTTTTCTCCGTCACCCCACTCGAGCGTCTTGTATATTTCTCTGCCTTGTTCGCCTATCCACGTGCCTAGCCAGCCTGCTCGCTGCTTAGCCGTGAGCTCCGACAGGGGTCCATCAAAAACCAAAGTAACATGACTACGGAACCGTTCAAACTCTTGATACAGGTCCGCCGAATCCCAGTCAATCTTGGGGTGTTCAAACTGAGGAGCAGACATTACTGCTTAACATTCTAGGTAAAATGTCATCTAGGGCtctattttaatgatctataggcACGCAGCCAACtctgcaccatgcagcttgatttagtctttgctatcataacgacgagaAAAGTACAGCTTGCACGGCTTGAAACTTATTGCCCACcccatttttaatatatttttaaaaaagtatttaattagTTAACATCTTACATCTGGTctatagcaatggaaataaactgagctgcagcatttacacacttacacacagcacatgtATTCCTATACTCTTACGCTCTTCCATAGAGAGGGGCAGATGATATTTGTAAAAGCATTAGAGttagaactgcagtaataaagtaattgataataaagataaatataaaataaaaaataaatacagcactgctgctactggactactaaaaaaCAGGGTGTTCTAAACTTTTGACCAGTgggtatattcagaagcactgttgctatttaaacgatgcaggaggaaggcgtgaaaatagactgttggtggggtgtaagatagcaatgagcatcgtgacatcTTTTTCAGGGTGTTTTTAGCAGAGAATTAGAAGCAGATACTCACCCGGAGAGTTGGTGATGGAGGCGTGGAAGCAGCTGAAGTTGATGAGAGCGTAGGAGCACAGAAAGAAGTTAGAGATCAGAGGAGCGATCACGTTCAGCTGGGCTGGAAAAAacaaagatatacagtatataaaactaAGGAAATATGCAAAAGGAACTATTAAACAGTGAGATATAATTGATAAAGACATGCTAGCTTTTCAGAGCTCCAtacgtccaaatgtttgtggacactactTTTAATAAAATGCTGCATTTAGCTTTTTAAAACTGCAtctattgctgatacagatgtacACATCAAAGACTGTGACCTCTGTAATACTTTTGAAAGGTGAAAAACATTCAAACTAAAAAAACTCACCAATCAGAATGAAGGCCAGAGCAATGAGGTAACAGAGGATGTAGGCACGCAGGGGCTCATTGTTTTTCCCATAACCCTTACCAAAGAAGCCTATGTAGGGGTATATGTTGTCCTTGCAGAGACACTAAAAGAGCAGATAGATGTAAAGATCTGTGAGTAAAATCTCATTTTCTTACTCAGTTCTGAAAACAAGTGGCTGTAAAGCTTTTTACCTGGAAGACTTTGGGTGCAGAGACTAGGAAAGCAAGGGCTGAAGACAAACTGGCTGCAAAAACGCCGGCAGTGATGAGAGGACCGAAAGCTGAGACCAAACTGAGCACCTAAAATTACAAACACACAGTTAGGGTTTAAGAAAATATAGCTATTGTATCCTGATATCAtttcagggttcttgcaccattttaaatatcaaattaaatgctttttaagacctttttaagacctaaaaatgtagtcataattttttAGTTCTCATAAtgttttagttctctccctggtaacgtagcCAACTAGCcgataatgttagtatgttagctagctccatgCTAACGTTAGCATGTAAGCTAGCTCCATGCTAATGTTAGTAAGTTAGcaagcttgccgctaatgttagtgttttagctaactcaccgctaacgttagtatgttagctgaTTTGCCGCTAAGGTTAGTATGTTACCTagttgctgctaacgttagtatgttagctagctgctaaccttagttctctccccagtaatgttagttagcttgccgctaatgttagttagctcctCCCAAACcgtagttctctcctcggtaatgtagctagcttgctgctaacgttagtatgttagctagctcgcagctaacGTTAATATGGTATGTaattgctgctaacattagtatgggGTTATGTATAGGGTTATGTTATAATATAGCACTTATCCTGGAGCTTCACACGTGGTCATATTGATTTGGCTCATCAATGTACATGATAATAGAAGACAATAAATGTAGCTGACTGAAGGTCTTACCTGAAAGCTGTTGGACATTCCAAAAGGGCAAGTTTGGCTCTGCTCACACTTAGTGAAGTTCCAACCTAGCTTGCACGCTACATCGTCACAAGGGCCGGAGTAGTTCAACGGCAAACTGTCGTTCAGGTTCCCAGAGGCATCTCTTAACACACACGCTCCTGagagaggaaataaaaaaaaagaagctaagGATGTTTTCACAATTCATAGGTGGTTTCCTTGGTCTGAATCAGTTTAAGACTTGAATGTTAACTTGGAGCATTCACCCCCTTATAACTCTGCTTATAGGcagaattaaaaacaaaatatattctaCTAAAAATATTGCAGTGTTGCAAATAGTGATCCCTAGTCTTTGCTAAATCTTAGTCTGTAATCTTTAGATGTGTGTCAGACTTAAGTCTATTCAAGGTCGTTTTAGACTCTTTTTGAAGTTGTGTAGTGTACAGACAGCATTAGTTTGGTTCGGTTTTTAATGCAAGGAAAACATCAAGTGCAACAAAATGTGTCCAAACAAaccatttgagtatgttttctcTGCGTATTCGTTATTTTCTCGAGCAAGAAAGTAAAAAGGTTCTGTGTACCAGACTAGTGTGTATTTTAGTGCAATTTATCTTGGAGAAGCAGCAGAGACTGCATTATTAAATCAGGTTTAACTGCAACAGAACAGCTATTTAGCTCAAATCATATTGAGCTGCTCAACGAACAAGATCACCTCCTCTTGGCAGGCTCTCAAGGGTGAGTCCATTTTAGCTCGACTAAATAGTGCTAATGTGAAAACATAGAAACCCACCTGCAGTTACAGAAATTAATAAATAGCTCATGGTTGTTCCAAAGATGGCCATAAGTGTTCCTTTTGGAATAGCAGTCTCTGGATCctgtcaaaacacacaaaatacatatataacaaaaatatatatataaacatgctTTTAGTACTACATATCTGGGAGCTGCTCTAGGGCGTTCAGCATATTGCTAAAAAGAGCAAATGTAGCCTTACCCTCAGATCTCCTGAGATGTTGGCACCTGCCAGGATGCCAATAGCAGAGGGGAAAAAGATGGCAAACATCTGGAAGAAATTCCCTTCTGCCCCTCTCCAGTCAGGAAACAGATTCTCCACAAAAATatcagctgaaaaggagatcatCTCAGTTAAGAAACAAGTGGAACTTTCACTTTACACAAATTGTGAAATTTCTTTCTAAAATCTTGGCTGATACCTCGGTAGTTGAAGAAACCCATAGCCTGTTCCTCTGGAGTGGCCGGAATAACAGTGCCCACAAAATAGTTTGCG
It encodes:
- the slc12a10.1 gene encoding solute carrier family 12 member 10, tandem duplicate 1 isoform X1 — translated: MGHRFSRRRQSDLDTLPQGRFSFSEEAPPRYYLGQGDQDTVRNVQPSSSSSEVSIGMETPGQQPDRRVTRQEGRRPSIYSTMDAVPNLEFYANATATGRLRRSRPSLETLRKVFEDGESSSNMGDSGTGSLSAIHEQNEENSAGGKVKQPVRFGWITGVMVRCMLNIWGVILFLRLSWITSQAGIILTWVIIFMSVLVTSVTCLSVSAISTNGKVSSGGAYFMISRTLGPEMGGPIGVVFSFANALGCALNTVGFAETVRDLLIEYNSVMVDSINDVRIIGTITVTSLLLISLAGMEWESKTQILFFLVLMVTFANYFVGTVIPATPEEQAMGFFNYRADIFVENLFPDWRGAEGNFFQMFAIFFPSAIGILAGANISGDLRDPETAIPKGTLMAIFGTTMSYLLISVTAGACVLRDASGNLNDSLPLNYSGPCDDVACKLGWNFTKCEQSQTCPFGMSNSFQVLSLVSAFGPLITAGVFAASLSSALAFLVSAPKVFQCLCKDNIYPYIGFFGKGYGKNNEPLRAYILCYLIALAFILIAQLNVIAPLISNFFLCSYALINFSCFHASITNSPGWRPSFKYYSKWTALFGSVISVVLMFLLTWWAALITFGIIIFLFGYVTYKKPEVNWGSSVQAGTYNMALSYSVSLAGVEDHVKNFRPQCLVLTGPPNLRPALVDFVGSFTKNVSLMICGDILMDDDESGISQRNTDKLVKWLNCRKVRSFYTPFKGDNLREGARHLMQASGLGKMKPNTLVLGFKTNWKECPPGSVEDYVNTVYDTFDANYGVCILRMMDGLDVTEELQCEANLAFEADEAIESDHSGSSDRESDVDIPNHTINNDIRTVFQTKQGKKTIDVYWISDDGGLTLLVPYLLTRRKRWRKSKVRVFIIGQQQTMEEERKEMLVLLRRFRLDVGDVIVMTDSQRPPFPKNLKRFEDSVAAFRLREGQQQGDGSVQQQQQQQQRTEGPWKISDKQMDALRLKSERKVRLNEIIRRNSKHAALVLISLPVPQSDCPSSLYMAWLDTLSCGLHCPVLLIRGNQQNVLTFYCQ
- the slc12a10.1 gene encoding solute carrier family 12 member 10, tandem duplicate 1 isoform X3 — encoded protein: MGHRFSRRRQSDLDTLPQGRFSFSEEAPPRYYLGQGDQDTVRNVQPSSSSSEVSIGMETPGQQPDRRVTRQEGRRPSIYSTMDAVPNLEFYANATATGRLRRSRPSLETLRKVFEDGESSSNMGDSGTGSLSAIHEQNEENSAGGKVKQPVRFGWITGVMVRCMLNIWGVILFLRLSWITSQAGIILTWVIIFMSVLVTSVTCLSVSAISTNGKVSSGGAYFMISRTLGPEMGGPIGVVFSFANALGCALNTVGFAETVRDLLIEYNSVMVDSINDVRIIGTITVTSLLLISLAGMEWESKTQILFFLVLMVTFANYFVGTVIPATPEEQAMGFFNYRADIFVENLFPDWRGAEGNFFQMFAIFFPSAIGILAGANISGDLRDPETAIPKGTLMAIFGTTMSYLLISVTAGACVLRDASGNLNDSLPLNYSGPCDDVACKLGWNFTKCEQSQTCPFGMSNSFQVLSLVSAFGPLITAGVFAASLSSALAFLVSAPKVFQCLCKDNIYPYIGFFGKGYGKNNEPLRAYILCYLIALAFILIAQLNVIAPLISNFFLCSYALINFSCFHASITNSPGWRPSFKYYSKWTALFGSVISVVLMFLLTWWAALITFGIIIFLFGYVTYKKPEVNWGSSVQAGTYNMALSYSVSLAGVEDHVKNFRPQCLVLTGPPNLRPALVDFVGSFTKNVSLMICGDILMDDDESGISQRNTDKLVKWLNCRKVRSFYTPFKGDNLREGARHLMQASGLGKMKPNTLVLGFKTNWKECPPGSVEDYVNTVYDTFDANYGVCILRMMDGLDVTEELQCEANLAFEADEAIESDHSGSSDRESDVDIPNHTINNDIRTVFQTKQGKKTIDVYWISDDGGLTLLVPYLLTRRKRWRKSKVRVFIIGQQQTMEEERKEMLVLLRRFRLDVGDVIVMTDSQRPPFPKNLKRFEDSVAAFRLREGQQQGDGSVQQQQQQQQRTEGPWKISDKQMDALRLKSERKVRLNEIIRRNSKHAALVLISLPVPQSDCPSSLYMAWLDTLSCGLHCPVLLIRGNQQNVLTFYCQ